A single genomic interval of Natronolimnobius sp. AArcel1 harbors:
- a CDS encoding long-chain fatty acid--CoA ligase, with amino-acid sequence MNWLDAEREYEDEVIGETTLGRLFEDTAERHANRPAQKYKGGVSDRSLTDSVIPAAAPGEFRPLSYAEMRDIVRMLAAGFRDLGIERGDRVGIFSNTRMEWAHCDFALLSAGAVVTTVYADSSPSKVDYLLDDPNASAVIVEDQQRLETVLEVEDDLDLEFIVSMDTLEGEVTDREDVLTLAEVYDRGEETFDLETYQTWVDAPAMDDLASLIYTSGTTGKPKGVQLTHRNFRANVNQIRKRFGPRPDRSDDVPVLDAASQSVSYLPLAHVFERTAGHFVMFAAGGCVAYAESPDTLQEDFSLVQPSTATSVPRVYEKIYDGIREKASESGAKQRIFEWATDVGVKHHQADDPGAILNAKRALADKLVFSTVREALGGEIELLISGGGSLSAELCALYHAMGLPIYEGYGLTETAPVITVNPPEAPKIGTIGPPVVDVDIAIDETAADQSAFEDDAGEVGELLVKGPNVTRGYWNKPGATDRAFTDTVPETTDAGADADSDEPTERMDADGATAGQWFRTGDIVHKRPDGYLEFRDRTKQILVLSTGKNVAPAPLEDQFAASEIIEQAMVVGDNEKFVGALLVPNTDHIRSWAESEGIDLPDEPQAMCDNERVREYVRDEVDRANEDFEDYEQIKRFELVPQEFTEENEMLTPTMKKKRRVIMDRFADRIDHIYDEDR; translated from the coding sequence ATGAACTGGTTGGACGCCGAACGCGAGTACGAGGACGAAGTAATCGGCGAGACGACCCTCGGACGGCTATTCGAGGACACTGCAGAGCGACACGCCAACCGTCCGGCCCAGAAGTACAAAGGCGGCGTCTCGGACCGGTCACTGACCGATTCGGTTATCCCTGCCGCAGCGCCAGGTGAGTTTCGCCCGCTCTCGTATGCCGAGATGCGCGATATCGTCCGCATGCTCGCGGCCGGATTCCGCGACCTCGGCATCGAGCGCGGTGATCGGGTTGGTATCTTTTCGAACACCCGCATGGAGTGGGCCCACTGTGACTTTGCGTTACTCAGTGCTGGCGCGGTCGTGACGACGGTCTACGCCGATTCGTCTCCCTCGAAAGTCGACTATCTCCTCGACGACCCGAACGCCTCGGCCGTCATCGTCGAAGACCAGCAACGCCTCGAGACCGTCCTCGAAGTCGAAGACGATCTCGACCTCGAGTTCATCGTCTCGATGGACACGCTCGAGGGCGAGGTTACGGACCGCGAGGACGTGCTGACGCTCGCTGAGGTCTACGACCGTGGCGAGGAGACGTTCGACCTCGAGACCTACCAGACGTGGGTTGATGCGCCGGCGATGGACGATCTGGCGAGTCTGATCTACACGAGCGGGACGACGGGCAAGCCAAAGGGCGTCCAGCTCACTCATCGGAACTTCCGGGCGAATGTCAATCAAATCCGCAAGCGATTCGGCCCGCGACCGGACAGAAGCGACGATGTTCCGGTTCTGGATGCAGCGTCGCAGTCGGTGTCGTATCTGCCACTGGCACACGTCTTCGAGCGAACGGCTGGGCATTTCGTCATGTTTGCGGCTGGAGGCTGTGTTGCTTACGCCGAGAGCCCGGATACCTTACAGGAGGATTTCAGCCTCGTCCAGCCATCGACGGCGACGAGCGTGCCACGGGTTTACGAGAAGATTTACGACGGAATTCGAGAGAAAGCAAGCGAGTCAGGGGCCAAACAGCGGATCTTCGAGTGGGCAACCGATGTCGGCGTCAAACATCATCAGGCCGATGACCCGGGTGCAATTTTGAACGCCAAGCGCGCGCTCGCGGACAAACTCGTCTTCTCGACCGTTCGGGAAGCACTCGGTGGTGAAATTGAACTGCTGATTAGCGGCGGCGGCAGCCTCTCGGCGGAACTCTGTGCACTTTATCACGCGATGGGACTGCCGATCTACGAGGGCTACGGACTGACGGAAACTGCCCCTGTGATTACCGTCAACCCACCCGAAGCGCCGAAAATCGGGACGATTGGACCGCCGGTCGTCGACGTCGATATCGCGATCGACGAAACCGCTGCCGATCAGTCGGCGTTCGAAGACGATGCCGGCGAAGTGGGCGAACTCCTCGTGAAGGGACCGAACGTGACCCGCGGCTACTGGAACAAACCCGGCGCGACGGATCGGGCGTTCACCGACACCGTCCCCGAGACCACCGATGCCGGCGCTGACGCCGACAGCGATGAACCCACCGAACGGATGGACGCCGACGGCGCTACTGCCGGCCAGTGGTTCCGAACCGGCGACATCGTCCACAAGCGACCCGATGGCTACCTCGAGTTCCGCGACCGGACGAAACAGATTCTCGTCCTTTCGACAGGCAAAAACGTCGCGCCCGCACCGCTCGAGGATCAGTTCGCCGCAAGCGAGATCATCGAGCAGGCGATGGTCGTCGGCGACAACGAGAAGTTTGTCGGCGCGTTGCTCGTACCGAACACCGACCACATCCGCTCGTGGGCCGAGAGCGAGGGCATCGACCTGCCTGACGAGCCACAGGCGATGTGTGACAACGAGCGCGTTCGCGAGTACGTCCGCGACGAAGTCGACCGTGCGAACGAGGACTTCGAGGACTACGAGCAGATCAAGCGCTTTGAACTCGTGCCGCAGGAGTTCACCGAGGAAAACGAGATGCTCACGCCCACGATGAAAAAGAAACGGCGCGTCATCATGGATCGATTCGCGGATCGAATCGACCACATTTACGACGAAGACCGGTAA
- a CDS encoding MBL fold metallo-hydrolase produces MDVGTVRKVTTGDCSDLYYLDTGMYDTPGYGAAYILDADQPAIIETGLGTNHELLLEALAEVGIDREELAAIAVTHIHLDHAGGAGFLAEACPHASVYVPAAGASLLADPGRLVAGTKAAVGDQWEFYVEPKPIDEDRIVELEDGDTVDLGNHELRAHRAPGHAFHQVVFEDPENNAVFTGDAAGIWVPPLERIVETSPPSDFDLEGCLADLETIAEIDPDVLLYTHFGPRDVSDTLEEALKTYAETLTAWVASVSDAREELEDETVIADAADSADADLIDVWGERKARAEATMNARGVLDALEE; encoded by the coding sequence ATGGATGTTGGTACCGTCCGCAAAGTCACGACCGGCGACTGTTCGGACCTGTACTATCTCGATACCGGAATGTACGACACGCCTGGCTACGGGGCCGCGTACATCCTCGATGCCGACCAGCCAGCAATCATCGAGACTGGACTCGGCACTAACCACGAATTGCTCCTTGAGGCGCTCGCCGAGGTCGGAATCGACCGTGAGGAACTCGCGGCGATTGCCGTCACGCACATCCACTTGGATCACGCCGGTGGGGCTGGCTTTCTCGCCGAGGCGTGTCCACACGCGTCGGTCTACGTCCCCGCAGCCGGTGCGAGTTTGCTGGCCGATCCTGGTCGTCTCGTCGCCGGAACGAAAGCCGCCGTCGGCGACCAGTGGGAGTTCTACGTCGAGCCCAAACCGATCGACGAAGACCGAATCGTCGAACTCGAGGACGGCGATACGGTCGACCTTGGGAATCACGAACTGCGCGCCCACAGGGCGCCTGGTCACGCGTTCCATCAGGTCGTCTTCGAGGACCCCGAAAACAACGCGGTGTTTACGGGCGATGCCGCGGGGATCTGGGTGCCTCCGCTCGAGCGGATCGTCGAGACCTCGCCACCCTCCGATTTCGACCTCGAGGGCTGTCTGGCTGACCTCGAGACGATTGCCGAGATCGATCCTGACGTCTTGCTCTACACCCACTTCGGCCCGCGCGACGTAAGCGACACTCTCGAGGAAGCCCTCAAGACGTACGCGGAGACCCTCACTGCGTGGGTTGCGTCAGTCAGTGATGCCCGCGAGGAACTCGAGGACGAGACTGTCATTGCAGATGCGGCTGACTCGGCTGACGCCGACCTCATCGATGTCTGGGGCGAACGCAAAGCGCGCGCCGAAGCCACAATGAACGCGCGTGGGGTTCTCGACGCACTCGAGGAGTAA
- a CDS encoding HAMP domain-containing sensor histidine kinase, producing MKRKIRHWLRTQAHSPRIVIGFSLLSGLALIGWWLRFLSPADVPALLLTLGTVGMPTLGLAWSGYRLEQSDIASDRYVRPVAWCLGGAVGLLAVALPTMLIFPWHDPVVAIAWTHFAVTAGAIGGFAVGYVEARAVQREVDATAAAVRADQLAEERQVLAYLNDLLRHEVLNSAQIIGGHASLLLEEPPTPSRKRRLETIDSETESLQAVIDDVRVMLDANARTNQPAVVDLSTLLVETVTMVQTEYTVDIDTTIPASITVDGNDGLKRIFMNVLENAIEHNDNECPHVELTVETTSETVTVTIADDGPGIPQDERATLFDRKSSNHGLGLYLVRILVTRYGGAVDLVETGPEGSVFAITLPRASSQRRQDTNEREIGPTGQHSSENAREQRDCSRNRHHGPTRESPSSVVSTASLQ from the coding sequence ATGAAACGCAAGATACGCCACTGGCTTCGAACACAGGCCCACTCGCCCCGAATCGTAATCGGGTTCAGTCTCCTTTCGGGGCTGGCGCTGATCGGCTGGTGGCTTCGCTTTCTCTCACCGGCAGACGTGCCGGCGCTTCTGTTAACGCTTGGAACCGTTGGGATGCCGACGCTCGGACTCGCTTGGAGTGGCTACCGCCTCGAGCAAAGCGATATCGCGTCCGATCGCTACGTCCGCCCGGTCGCCTGGTGTCTTGGCGGGGCAGTCGGCTTACTTGCTGTTGCGCTCCCGACGATGCTCATTTTCCCCTGGCACGATCCCGTCGTCGCAATTGCCTGGACACACTTTGCGGTCACTGCAGGCGCTATCGGCGGCTTTGCCGTTGGCTACGTCGAAGCACGCGCCGTCCAGCGCGAAGTCGACGCAACGGCCGCAGCGGTGCGGGCCGATCAACTGGCCGAGGAACGACAGGTGCTTGCGTATCTGAACGACCTGCTCCGACATGAGGTCTTAAACAGTGCGCAGATCATCGGCGGACACGCATCGCTGTTACTCGAAGAGCCACCGACACCGAGCCGAAAGCGCCGCCTTGAAACGATCGACAGCGAGACCGAGTCCCTGCAGGCTGTGATCGATGACGTTCGCGTGATGCTCGATGCGAACGCACGGACGAACCAGCCAGCCGTCGTCGATCTCTCAACATTGCTTGTCGAGACAGTGACGATGGTCCAGACAGAGTACACCGTCGACATCGACACGACGATTCCTGCCTCAATCACCGTCGACGGCAACGACGGGCTCAAACGCATCTTCATGAACGTCCTCGAGAACGCGATCGAACACAACGACAACGAGTGCCCGCACGTCGAACTCACCGTCGAGACAACGTCCGAAACAGTCACTGTCACCATTGCTGATGATGGACCGGGCATCCCACAAGACGAGCGAGCAACACTGTTCGACCGAAAGTCAAGTAATCACGGCCTTGGTCTCTATCTCGTTCGCATTCTGGTGACCAGATACGGCGGCGCTGTCGATCTCGTCGAAACCGGACCCGAGGGGAGTGTCTTTGCGATTACGCTGCCTCGAGCCTCCTCACAGCGCCGCCAGGACACGAACGAGCGGGAAATAGGACCGACGGGACAGCACTCCTCAGAAAACGCGCGCGAACAGCGAGATTGCAGTCGAAATCGACACCACGGACCGACCCGCGAGTCTCCTTCATCCGTCGTCTCGACAGCCTCACTTCAGTAG
- a CDS encoding cation diffusion facilitator family transporter, whose protein sequence is MADSATGRRGFVRASWANVLGNTVKIIVEGAAGLAFGSVALLADAAHSIADLVASVVVLVWGRSSFDEPDDTHPHGHDRIEPLTALFVGSVIAVLGLILLVESLQGLVELDPPDATPLLLGALAFAIVDMYLVYRYTEYVNADIGSTALSALAADCLNDIYTSIAATVGVLGVLLNVPILDPIAGGLVSLLVIYQGIKIGRENVTYLVGAAASSEKRTEITRTLRDHPAVEGVHDLTVFYDGTVLEVEVHVEVDGNMPFRQAHDIESDLVDQLRAIEDVGDAHVHLDPSGIGEWKERPDD, encoded by the coding sequence ATGGCCGACTCGGCGACCGGCAGACGCGGGTTTGTTCGCGCTTCATGGGCGAATGTCCTCGGGAATACGGTCAAGATTATCGTCGAAGGGGCGGCGGGGTTGGCCTTCGGCAGCGTAGCCCTGCTCGCAGACGCGGCGCACTCGATTGCGGATCTGGTCGCAAGCGTTGTCGTCCTCGTCTGGGGTCGCAGTTCCTTCGACGAACCGGATGATACACACCCCCACGGGCACGACCGGATCGAACCCCTCACGGCGCTGTTTGTCGGGAGTGTTATTGCTGTCCTCGGACTGATCCTGCTCGTTGAATCCCTGCAGGGACTCGTCGAACTCGATCCACCTGACGCGACGCCGCTTTTGCTCGGCGCACTGGCGTTCGCGATAGTCGATATGTATCTCGTTTACCGATACACAGAGTACGTCAACGCCGATATCGGGTCAACTGCCCTCTCCGCGCTCGCGGCGGACTGTCTCAACGACATCTACACCTCGATCGCCGCCACCGTCGGCGTCCTCGGCGTCCTGCTGAACGTGCCGATACTTGACCCCATTGCCGGCGGGCTCGTCAGTCTGCTCGTCATCTATCAGGGCATCAAAATCGGCCGCGAGAACGTTACCTACCTCGTCGGCGCTGCGGCGAGCTCCGAGAAGCGCACGGAGATCACCCGAACCCTGCGCGATCACCCTGCTGTCGAGGGTGTTCACGATCTGACGGTCTTCTACGATGGCACCGTCCTCGAGGTGGAAGTCCACGTCGAAGTCGATGGCAACATGCCGTTTCGTCAGGCTCACGATATCGAATCCGACCTTGTCGATCAATTGCGAGCGATCGAGGATGTCGGTGACGCACACGTCCATCTCGATCCCTCGGGTATCGGCGAGTGGAAAGAGCGGCCTGATGACTAA
- a CDS encoding CrcB family protein, producing MAASPSHPLVRLETLALIAIGGFVGANLRFLALGALSDIQAVLLVNVVGSFTLGLFAYEAEYVDILSRKSRLVFTTGVLSSLTTYSTFAIQTAIDAGPAEPLLLVGIVAGNYGLGFTGVLASRTVVRWLTTGPHPTGGETA from the coding sequence ATGGCAGCATCCCCATCCCATCCACTCGTCCGACTCGAGACGCTTGCACTGATCGCTATCGGCGGCTTCGTCGGGGCGAACCTCCGGTTTCTCGCACTCGGCGCGCTCTCGGATATACAGGCTGTCTTGCTCGTCAACGTCGTCGGCAGTTTCACACTCGGCCTGTTCGCCTACGAAGCCGAGTATGTCGACATCCTCTCGCGAAAATCGCGGCTCGTCTTTACGACCGGCGTTCTCTCCTCGCTGACGACCTACAGCACGTTTGCAATCCAGACTGCAATCGACGCCGGCCCCGCCGAGCCGCTGTTGCTCGTCGGCATCGTCGCCGGCAACTACGGACTCGGCTTTACCGGCGTTCTCGCGAGTCGAACAGTTGTTCGATGGCTCACCACGGGACCACACCCGACAGGCGGTGAGACTGCATGA
- a CDS encoding CrcB family protein — protein MSGLLESAATLFIGFELEPAHLVGIGGAIGAVLRHLVYLQVSSERFPWPTLAVNVIGSFVFALAIFAGAGESTIQLVGIGACGAFTTFSSFSVETVQLWERGDRRLAVVNAAGNLGLSLVGITLAWGLLALVG, from the coding sequence ATGAGTGGTCTCCTCGAGTCGGCCGCGACTCTCTTCATCGGATTCGAACTCGAGCCAGCCCACCTCGTCGGAATCGGGGGCGCAATTGGGGCCGTCTTGCGCCATCTGGTCTATCTGCAGGTCTCGAGTGAGCGGTTCCCGTGGCCGACGCTCGCGGTGAACGTGATCGGCAGTTTCGTCTTCGCGCTCGCGATTTTCGCTGGTGCGGGCGAGTCGACGATTCAGTTAGTTGGGATCGGTGCCTGTGGTGCGTTTACGACGTTTTCATCGTTTTCCGTCGAAACGGTGCAACTCTGGGAGCGCGGTGATCGGCGGCTCGCTGTTGTAAACGCAGCCGGTAATTTGGGTCTCTCGCTCGTCGGGATTACCCTCGCGTGGGGACTGCTCGCGCTTGTCGGCTGA
- a CDS encoding universal stress protein: MSNSVLVPVDGSPAAEHALEYAREQFPDVTLTLLYVMNPMVDYSRRQSYPGYTGDDEFSNERDRGEAILEATAESIPDGVTVETALEAGDPARTIVSYADDHDCSQIVIGSHGRDGLARFLLGSVAETVVRRSAVPVTVVRPEA, translated from the coding sequence ATGTCCAATTCCGTTCTCGTTCCAGTCGACGGCTCGCCGGCCGCAGAACACGCCCTCGAGTACGCCCGAGAGCAGTTCCCAGACGTGACGCTGACGCTACTGTACGTGATGAATCCAATGGTCGATTACAGCCGCCGGCAGTCCTATCCGGGCTACACGGGCGATGACGAGTTCTCGAACGAGCGCGACCGCGGTGAGGCCATCCTCGAGGCAACCGCAGAGTCGATACCAGACGGCGTGACCGTCGAGACGGCACTCGAGGCAGGCGATCCGGCGCGGACGATTGTTTCGTATGCGGACGACCACGACTGTTCACAGATCGTGATCGGTAGCCACGGCCGCGACGGACTCGCGCGATTCCTGCTTGGTAGTGTTGCAGAGACGGTCGTGCGTCGGTCGGCCGTTCCGGTCACAGTGGTTAGGCCCGAGGCATGA
- the mgtE gene encoding magnesium transporter, whose translation MGAASDRDLEFHADRVGEVTDDEYVAVTQDTFVEMAIDEFRRFEPLDDETTVYYLYVTDNAGRLVGVMSLRELLNAPEDDVVEDHMITDLVTINADADPELAANEMADRDFPALPVVDDDGYLVGVLRTDDMIDVVEEEATEDILKSAGFSFADVEESRSSAILESSIPRILRLRLPWLIVALAGGLLAGGVIDFHEETLEGVVALAFFVPVIMDMGGNVGTQASTIFVRGLALGQIDDRNAMKYFAREGLIGLLIGLIIGSIGAGAAYVWQMNEPFATELAIVVFVGLVAVCVVASVVGYVIPWVMNKLGFDPAAASDPLITTVKDVTALLIYFGLASVLLGELL comes from the coding sequence ATGGGGGCTGCTAGCGACCGCGACCTCGAGTTTCACGCGGATCGCGTTGGCGAGGTGACTGACGACGAGTACGTTGCGGTCACGCAAGATACGTTCGTTGAGATGGCGATCGACGAGTTCCGTCGGTTCGAACCGCTCGACGACGAAACAACTGTTTATTACCTGTACGTCACCGATAACGCCGGCCGACTCGTCGGTGTCATGTCTCTCCGGGAATTGCTCAACGCGCCGGAGGACGATGTCGTCGAGGATCACATGATAACCGACCTCGTCACGATCAACGCAGATGCCGACCCCGAGTTGGCGGCCAACGAAATGGCTGATCGGGATTTCCCGGCACTGCCGGTCGTTGACGACGACGGCTACCTCGTCGGTGTGCTTCGAACCGACGACATGATCGACGTTGTCGAGGAAGAAGCCACCGAAGACATACTCAAGAGCGCCGGCTTTTCGTTTGCTGATGTCGAGGAATCTCGCAGTTCGGCAATCCTCGAGTCCTCGATTCCGCGCATTCTCAGACTCAGGCTTCCGTGGCTGATCGTCGCCCTCGCGGGCGGGTTACTTGCCGGTGGCGTCATCGACTTCCACGAGGAAACGCTCGAGGGCGTCGTCGCGCTCGCCTTTTTCGTGCCAGTGATCATGGACATGGGCGGCAACGTCGGGACGCAGGCGTCGACGATTTTCGTCCGTGGATTGGCGCTTGGCCAGATTGACGACCGAAACGCGATGAAGTACTTCGCACGCGAAGGACTCATTGGCTTGCTGATCGGTCTCATCATCGGTTCGATTGGTGCCGGTGCCGCCTACGTCTGGCAGATGAACGAGCCATTTGCGACCGAACTCGCAATCGTCGTCTTCGTCGGCCTCGTCGCCGTCTGTGTCGTCGCGTCGGTCGTCGGCTACGTTATCCCGTGGGTGATGAACAAACTCGGCTTCGACCCTGCTGCGGCGTCCGATCCACTGATTACGACCGTCAAAGACGTGACGGCGCTGTTGATCTACTTCGGACTCGCATCCGTGTTGCTGGGCGAGTTGCTGTAG
- a CDS encoding magnesium transporter, giving the protein MSVRGDVWSIYREALPVLVIALGGGLFAGLVLESILESVERFPGLLVMVPVFLATRGNVYGALGGRISSGLHQGLIEPRFQRDERLVNAVVASFINGIGISIVIGVLTWIALLAIGWEVAALYELVGIMLIAGLLTSVILIFGLLVLIFAGYKRGYDPDNLVGPIVTTLGDIFGMLFMLFSIGFVEVLV; this is encoded by the coding sequence ATGAGCGTTCGGGGCGACGTGTGGTCGATCTATCGTGAGGCACTCCCAGTGCTAGTGATCGCACTCGGGGGCGGACTGTTCGCTGGACTCGTCCTCGAGAGCATTCTCGAGAGCGTCGAACGGTTTCCGGGCTTACTCGTAATGGTGCCCGTTTTCCTTGCTACCCGGGGCAACGTCTATGGCGCACTCGGTGGTCGGATCTCGAGTGGGCTGCACCAGGGGTTGATCGAACCGCGATTTCAGCGGGACGAACGACTGGTCAATGCCGTGGTAGCATCGTTTATCAACGGGATCGGGATCTCGATTGTCATCGGCGTCCTCACCTGGATTGCACTGCTCGCAATCGGCTGGGAAGTCGCTGCGCTGTATGAACTCGTCGGGATCATGCTCATCGCAGGGCTGCTCACCTCGGTGATCCTCATCTTTGGGCTGCTCGTCCTGATTTTCGCGGGCTACAAGCGCGGCTACGATCCGGACAATCTCGTTGGCCCTATCGTGACGACACTCGGTGACATCTTCGGCATGCTGTTCATGCTGTTCTCGATTGGCTTCGTGGAGGTGCTCGTCTAA
- a CDS encoding magnesium transporter: protein MVVPQGSLGTWNWKSIVGNMFPLLVVLSIIVLWAGITLEDAEEMLEEFAILAVMVPTMVDMGGNLGAILSSRLSTRFHLGTTELDPTDRVLWANVVAILALAATIFTALAVGAYTLGVVLFDTPIAFGELLLISLVSGMSVAVIAIIFSFAATYGSYRLGIDPDDTTIPIVTNVVDVFGMVIFIGVSAAVLNF from the coding sequence ATGGTCGTCCCACAGGGTTCGCTCGGGACGTGGAACTGGAAGTCAATCGTCGGCAATATGTTCCCACTGCTGGTCGTCCTCTCGATTATCGTCCTCTGGGCCGGCATCACGCTCGAGGACGCCGAAGAGATGTTAGAGGAGTTCGCGATTCTCGCCGTCATGGTGCCGACGATGGTCGACATGGGCGGGAATCTGGGTGCGATTTTGAGTTCCCGGCTCTCGACTCGCTTCCACCTCGGGACCACGGAACTCGATCCGACGGATCGGGTGCTGTGGGCGAACGTCGTCGCCATCCTGGCGCTCGCGGCAACGATCTTCACCGCACTCGCTGTCGGCGCGTACACACTCGGCGTCGTGCTGTTCGATACCCCGATCGCGTTTGGCGAGTTGCTGCTCATCTCGCTCGTCAGCGGGATGTCTGTCGCCGTAATCGCGATCATCTTCAGTTTCGCAGCCACCTATGGCTCCTACCGCTTGGGGATCGACCCCGACGACACGACGATCCCAATCGTCACCAACGTCGTCGACGTCTTCGGGATGGTCATCTTCATCGGCGTCTCTGCAGCTGTCCTCAATTTCTGA
- a CDS encoding potassium channel family protein, with protein MDPLEGEAPSEPIRYEPVNVKDVLVEMKDTAELLIDLSYSAVLHSSEEIAREVLRLEGRMDELEMRARMGLMMATRSPDDAEQLAPVLGIVTAADDISDAAGDIAKVVLEDIGLPEAMRAALPEAVETLVRGVVVGDSEYVDQTLAEIDLESETGVRVIALRRGDEWLLNPGPETAIRTDDVALLRGPDVSISEVYETLTGDPYEAPSVETPDIEDLERAVDTIVHMKNLSELAVDLAYSAVLFDSEPLAEEVRNLEVEVDALESRFEAWTLRAAADAPDPVVLRGLIHLGSATEVISDAAIDISEGVLREIDVHPVVQMAVEESDEIITRVAIEPDSDLDGAAIVGGVPDTETTMSVIAIRRPEEGWLLVGDANAEIRRGDVLIAKGTRTAATAFADLSEA; from the coding sequence ATGGACCCGCTCGAGGGCGAAGCACCGTCGGAACCGATCAGGTACGAGCCCGTTAACGTCAAAGACGTGCTCGTCGAGATGAAAGATACGGCAGAGTTGTTGATTGACCTGTCGTACTCTGCTGTGTTGCACTCGAGCGAGGAGATTGCTCGCGAGGTGCTTCGTCTCGAGGGGCGCATGGACGAACTCGAGATGCGCGCGCGGATGGGCCTGATGATGGCGACGCGCAGTCCGGACGACGCCGAGCAACTCGCTCCGGTCCTCGGAATCGTTACAGCTGCTGATGATATCAGCGACGCGGCCGGGGATATTGCGAAAGTCGTTCTCGAGGATATCGGTCTCCCCGAAGCGATGCGTGCAGCGCTGCCAGAAGCCGTCGAGACGCTCGTCCGCGGGGTCGTCGTGGGTGATTCGGAATACGTCGACCAAACGCTTGCGGAGATTGACCTCGAGTCAGAAACTGGCGTGCGCGTTATCGCCTTGCGGCGTGGCGATGAGTGGCTGTTAAACCCCGGTCCGGAGACGGCGATTCGGACGGACGACGTGGCATTGCTTCGCGGTCCGGACGTCTCGATCAGCGAGGTCTACGAGACGCTGACCGGTGATCCCTACGAGGCCCCCTCCGTCGAGACACCGGATATCGAGGACCTCGAGCGCGCGGTCGATACGATCGTCCATATGAAGAATCTCTCGGAACTGGCGGTCGACCTCGCCTACAGCGCAGTTCTGTTCGACAGCGAGCCACTGGCTGAAGAAGTTCGCAATCTCGAGGTCGAAGTGGACGCCCTCGAGTCGCGTTTTGAGGCGTGGACCTTGCGAGCGGCGGCGGATGCGCCCGACCCGGTCGTGCTCCGTGGACTAATCCACCTGGGCAGTGCAACGGAGGTCATCAGCGATGCGGCAATCGACATTAGCGAGGGTGTCCTGCGCGAAATCGATGTTCACCCAGTCGTTCAGATGGCAGTCGAGGAAAGTGACGAAATCATCACGCGCGTCGCAATCGAACCGGACAGCGATCTCGATGGCGCTGCGATTGTTGGCGGCGTTCCGGATACGGAGACGACGATGTCGGTGATCGCAATTCGACGTCCTGAGGAGGGTTGGTTACTCGTCGGCGATGCCAATGCCGAGATCCGACGTGGTGACGTGTTGATCGCCAAGGGAACACGAACGGCTGCGACCGCGTTTGCCGACCTTTCGGAAGCGTAG